The following coding sequences lie in one uncultured Mailhella sp. genomic window:
- a CDS encoding DEAD/DEAH box helicase — translation MPAFSFRSILCFAGVGQSMPEQSSEALDSPLDERSLPALVFRTPGVLLPDERGETPNLLLSGMPGSGKTQLALALIMERALRDKGTVFYAAPTRPLAQENWIRLRRLCRGMIPESDIILSTGDKAADDWKVYKGRAAICCTIFEKLLSMLMSDWTLKDRSPLIVVDEAHMFNLKERGVKLDTLLASLSQARARVVVLTVESGETLKLLSRILTRKDGLQDIPPLTLSGKCRALPLEHRLAFYGRTRTDEFLCEEARLHLFEKSSPLLPEEKDLSRMDETVRGLIDKARKLPLDEDAPFMPLDADCIRRYADSGRSLLVVHTNKKILLNVIPNLCRTREKLPPSRQPKAFLSDLERLEMQGVISQRHRRQLAEWAEKGIFLHSGDLHFDLRSAVEQVFREEDTRGCILLATTTMAYGVNLRIDVVLLTTLSYQVWEGGAVFMDGIDMHNIMGRAGRFPGSTGLAVLALPARRYASLNDDVVREKLLDCYRTRSTRVLSPNPVENACARDAEVQAMYLCALRTAALEQGDAESFVSALTVARRLMGTVHGMKAQSLPDKKSFQLHVGRMLDELCGLACKGIALAERRNAPSSEATYRITQAGCALLDSGSPLEDAEAMAEWLSLVRNYFREKSVRTGSPLIWMTALLACPSVQQLINGIYGRRVPRYDKENFFSALEENLHLPGASGEEITGLRRQFDTALGQLLAVLSRNDTPQEKGARRSRTRMTLLAVMAWAAGRSLDIVEERMWPAVKVGYPGAEGPFFSPRLSERFTWRALLLVRFFGGTELLSDEEAVCAAVLERRLRCGLPDRAIPYFNGGLSVSRSAANKGAQTAPPHELLILRPVSGGNDKQQKARRQLQSIVHNYCRNQICQLCSWTASHVGSCGDAGAIWEAANSVLRPSPDMSRALALLHELLPSKNWSEELNAPSSRGDFSFFCSCLLMAVLMKNGWCRPDEAVPETLEDVHALLIEKNIPWRETAALALLYIPSSRN, via the coding sequence ATGCCCGCCTTCAGCTTCCGCAGCATTCTTTGCTTTGCCGGCGTCGGGCAGTCCATGCCGGAGCAGAGCTCAGAAGCACTGGACAGCCCGCTTGACGAACGTTCTCTTCCCGCTCTGGTCTTTCGCACACCGGGCGTGCTTCTGCCGGACGAAAGGGGAGAGACGCCGAATCTCCTTCTTTCCGGCATGCCCGGCAGCGGAAAAACGCAGCTTGCGCTTGCCCTCATCATGGAAAGAGCCCTGCGCGACAAGGGCACGGTTTTCTACGCGGCTCCCACCCGGCCGCTGGCTCAGGAAAACTGGATCCGGCTGCGCCGACTGTGCCGCGGCATGATTCCGGAAAGCGACATCATACTTTCCACAGGCGACAAAGCCGCCGACGACTGGAAGGTGTACAAAGGGCGCGCCGCCATATGCTGCACCATTTTTGAAAAGCTTCTCTCCATGCTCATGAGCGACTGGACCTTGAAGGACCGCAGCCCCCTCATCGTGGTGGACGAAGCGCACATGTTCAATCTGAAGGAGCGGGGCGTAAAACTCGACACCCTTCTCGCCTCGCTGTCCCAGGCCCGCGCACGGGTTGTCGTGCTTACCGTGGAAAGCGGAGAAACTCTGAAGCTGCTCAGCCGCATTCTCACCCGCAAAGACGGACTGCAGGACATTCCCCCGCTGACGCTTTCGGGCAAATGCCGCGCCCTGCCTCTCGAACACCGGCTCGCGTTCTACGGCAGAACGAGAACGGACGAATTTCTCTGTGAAGAAGCGCGGCTCCATCTTTTCGAGAAAAGCTCGCCGCTTCTTCCAGAAGAAAAGGATCTGAGCCGCATGGACGAGACCGTGCGGGGACTCATAGACAAGGCCCGGAAACTCCCTCTGGACGAAGACGCGCCCTTCATGCCCCTGGATGCGGACTGCATTCGACGCTACGCCGACAGCGGCCGCAGTCTTCTCGTGGTGCACACGAACAAGAAAATCCTTCTCAACGTCATTCCCAACCTTTGCAGAACAAGGGAGAAGCTGCCGCCCTCCAGACAACCGAAAGCATTCCTGAGCGACCTGGAACGCCTCGAAATGCAGGGCGTCATTTCGCAACGCCATCGCAGGCAGCTTGCGGAATGGGCGGAAAAAGGCATCTTTCTGCACAGCGGAGACCTGCATTTCGATCTGAGAAGCGCCGTTGAACAGGTTTTTCGGGAAGAGGACACCCGAGGCTGCATTCTGCTTGCCACGACAACCATGGCCTACGGCGTGAACCTGCGGATAGACGTCGTGCTTCTGACCACGCTTTCCTATCAGGTGTGGGAAGGGGGGGCCGTGTTCATGGACGGCATCGACATGCACAACATCATGGGCAGGGCGGGCAGATTCCCCGGCTCTACCGGCCTTGCAGTTCTCGCTCTTCCCGCCCGGAGATACGCATCTCTCAACGACGACGTCGTCCGGGAAAAGCTTCTGGACTGCTATCGGACCCGGTCCACGCGCGTGCTTTCTCCCAATCCCGTGGAAAACGCCTGCGCACGCGATGCGGAGGTGCAGGCCATGTATCTGTGCGCGCTCAGAACTGCGGCTCTGGAACAGGGAGACGCGGAAAGCTTCGTCTCCGCTCTTACGGTAGCCCGGAGGCTCATGGGCACCGTGCACGGCATGAAGGCGCAATCTCTCCCCGACAAAAAGAGCTTTCAGCTTCATGTCGGCCGCATGCTCGACGAATTGTGCGGCCTTGCCTGCAAGGGCATAGCGCTTGCGGAACGAAGAAATGCTCCTTCCTCCGAAGCGACCTACAGAATAACGCAGGCCGGATGCGCGCTGCTGGATTCCGGTTCTCCCCTGGAAGACGCCGAGGCCATGGCCGAATGGCTGAGTCTCGTGCGCAACTATTTCAGGGAAAAAAGCGTCCGGACCGGAAGCCCGCTCATATGGATGACGGCGCTTCTGGCCTGTCCTTCCGTACAGCAGCTCATAAACGGCATATACGGCAGACGCGTTCCCCGCTACGACAAGGAAAATTTCTTCTCGGCTCTTGAAGAGAATCTGCATCTGCCCGGAGCTTCCGGGGAAGAAATCACCGGGCTCCGCCGGCAGTTCGACACGGCTCTCGGCCAGCTGCTCGCCGTTCTGTCCCGAAACGACACCCCTCAGGAGAAAGGCGCGCGCAGGTCCAGAACAAGAATGACGCTGCTTGCCGTCATGGCCTGGGCGGCCGGCCGTAGTCTCGACATCGTGGAGGAAAGAATGTGGCCGGCGGTCAAGGTCGGTTACCCAGGAGCGGAAGGTCCCTTCTTCTCGCCGCGGCTTTCCGAACGCTTCACCTGGCGGGCGCTGCTTCTCGTGCGCTTTTTCGGAGGAACGGAACTTCTTTCGGATGAAGAGGCCGTATGTGCGGCCGTTCTGGAACGCCGCCTGCGCTGCGGCCTTCCCGACAGAGCCATTCCCTACTTCAACGGCGGACTCAGCGTTTCCCGCAGCGCCGCGAACAAGGGGGCGCAGACGGCGCCTCCGCATGAGCTGCTGATTCTCCGGCCTGTCAGCGGCGGAAACGACAAGCAGCAGAAAGCACGAAGACAGCTGCAGAGCATAGTGCACAACTACTGCCGCAACCAGATCTGCCAGCTCTGCTCCTGGACAGCAAGCCATGTCGGCAGCTGCGGCGATGCCGGCGCCATATGGGAAGCCGCGAACAGCGTTCTTCGGCCCTCGCCCGACATGTCGCGCGCTCTTGCCCTGCTGCACGAGCTTCTGCCTTCAAAAAACTGGAGCGAGGAACTGAACGCTCCGTCTTCCCGGGGCGACTTCAGCTTCTTTTGCTCCTGCCTGCTCATGGCGGTGCTCATGAAAAACGGATGGTGCCGTCCGGATGAAGCCGTTCCCGAGACTCTTGAAGACGTGCATGCACTGCTGATCGAAAAGAACATTCCCTGGCGGGAAACAGCCGCCCTCGCACTTCTTTACATTCCATCTTCCCGCAACTGA
- a CDS encoding DEAD/DEAH box helicase, which produces MAIRIARTGFPVLSESADKEDFCCWLELEQDSDFSKNTIRLKTSEDELIPLDPDHPFLYETVDSILARLQKDRISPHTRLTLHIDVEQDVEASPKSGFPQLGIKPASAAAALEVAAETRSLSYSTSYDDWSMLISACTDSRSNLLPLNDPEAVERKVALCRREKTTFILLHSSDIRNLEGHDRETGNGKDLSSPESLEKALQEGRFIFPIPEQHGKFVRHGEETGERWSRGLAELMNFRLRPLYEIAPEPAPSVADTACENADKNTPAAFFLMAAADCEEIRKEILQGGEQTELFRSALPENSLGRADALPDREQLFLDSMQDDRLLPNVIITGPTGSGKTLLAQGLMVNTLISGRKALYIGPTRALVEEVFQKLKRLLPGHDVILSTGEESEQDWRFGAACFDIACIVNEKANVILSMNRHMLTKLGMVVLDEVHMLGSEQRGGPLDMLLAKLKTCQNDDAPFLRIAAVTTELVEDRKDVPSLDSYLSRTLDDKELPAMTVSGRSRPQKVCHVALLYGRTSTPTEVPLVEFSTQSDRMLSFEHCSTLLNHLKAQAKKFKDDNAHQPQSIHTIAQWIDDRSKDRKRLLVVGNSKNKLVNLANELFDLRRHGLCDPSQNKEDGNSKAAEDIHICCTNYDIPGDYGKKRMEWAEFGVYMHDSDMPRALRQVTEKLFKNDAACSLTPVAFCTETLSYGVNLHADELMLLDLEFPREKHGGEELRPLTENEYHNILGRIGRFKTSNKSPEACIMIDCCTKTSHLDKLVSYYREQSPLRSMALKKEDLRKLSDDMLDELDDISFESFRTVMDALRMAEQRRKSPVRAKEVFNVLRSTFFFHNIKNNEEQKKRLLNFVEKVLDLACNMTFEPDLRLAKKDSSVNGKDVYSLLEQGEALIDTGMSWESVNPMAHWIAKLNAVLKKNQLREAPAELLLPAFLSCREVLKSMVSCLKEFQKIHIGKDRADAWKEERRKDFRSAMARVLSSQGADVRNAVTEDLVTAISSFVQEEGRSIQTEIKSELNLSNDQTDYLAEPFFLSALLITLCWLEGRHNDITKYTKDTIRNLSKTSLHVSAQKIERMSWAAQMCSRFFPASSEYFPEGTSLSPALAAQLPSLAVRLRKGVPLSALPFTYGGLLSPKQIRRLRKNNVTPEEILERASYPGDIKESDYPPFSQLQYAVGRFYKEQYSLLQHKLVGDGKQDLAELLWPLLLKKSSPTKDSCQKLAEICGCLNRQDCPDIDQALLVNAYGLNVLLCPPLLTENKNGYDVRCFIPMHPLGYSTKRGPVFTPGGLFAFCRLGSRLKSRAWETLLEEGKEHVLSSSVVLRWAGFTQHVDISIDVLAVMEPYGC; this is translated from the coding sequence ATGGCCATTCGCATAGCAAGAACAGGATTTCCCGTACTGAGCGAGTCTGCCGACAAGGAGGATTTCTGCTGCTGGCTGGAGCTTGAACAGGATTCCGACTTTTCCAAGAACACGATAAGACTGAAAACTTCCGAAGATGAGCTCATCCCTCTCGATCCCGACCACCCTTTTTTGTACGAAACCGTCGATTCCATCCTCGCGCGGCTGCAGAAGGACAGAATTTCTCCCCATACCCGGCTCACACTCCACATCGACGTAGAACAGGACGTTGAGGCGTCTCCCAAAAGCGGTTTTCCACAGCTCGGCATCAAGCCCGCATCGGCGGCTGCTGCGCTGGAGGTGGCGGCGGAAACCCGCTCCCTTTCCTACTCCACCAGTTACGACGACTGGAGCATGCTTATTTCCGCCTGTACGGACTCGCGCAGCAATCTTCTCCCGCTGAACGACCCGGAGGCGGTGGAAAGAAAAGTCGCCCTGTGCAGGAGGGAAAAAACTACCTTTATTCTTCTTCACAGCAGCGATATACGCAACCTTGAAGGCCATGACCGGGAAACGGGAAACGGGAAGGATCTCTCATCCCCGGAGTCTCTGGAAAAGGCTCTGCAGGAAGGACGCTTCATTTTTCCCATTCCCGAGCAGCACGGCAAATTCGTACGCCACGGAGAAGAAACAGGGGAACGATGGAGCCGGGGTCTTGCCGAACTGATGAACTTTAGGCTGAGACCTCTTTACGAAATCGCTCCGGAACCGGCTCCTTCCGTCGCCGACACGGCGTGCGAAAATGCCGACAAGAATACGCCGGCAGCTTTTTTTCTGATGGCCGCCGCCGACTGCGAGGAAATCAGAAAGGAAATCCTTCAGGGCGGCGAACAAACGGAACTGTTCAGGTCTGCCCTGCCGGAAAACAGTCTCGGCCGCGCCGACGCCCTGCCCGACAGGGAACAGCTGTTTCTCGACAGCATGCAGGACGATCGTCTGCTGCCCAATGTCATCATCACCGGCCCCACTGGTTCCGGCAAGACGCTGCTGGCCCAGGGACTCATGGTAAACACGCTCATTTCCGGCAGAAAAGCGCTGTATATCGGCCCGACAAGGGCACTTGTGGAAGAAGTTTTCCAAAAACTGAAACGTCTGCTTCCCGGACACGACGTCATTCTCTCCACGGGAGAAGAAAGCGAACAGGACTGGAGGTTCGGCGCGGCCTGCTTCGACATTGCCTGCATCGTCAACGAGAAGGCCAACGTCATTCTTTCCATGAACCGCCACATGCTGACGAAACTCGGCATGGTTGTGCTGGACGAAGTGCATATGCTCGGCAGCGAACAGCGGGGAGGTCCTCTGGACATGCTGCTGGCCAAGCTGAAAACATGTCAGAACGACGACGCTCCCTTCCTCCGCATTGCGGCCGTCACCACGGAACTTGTGGAAGACCGGAAGGATGTCCCCTCCCTCGACTCCTATCTGTCGCGGACTCTGGACGACAAAGAACTTCCGGCCATGACCGTTTCCGGTCGCTCGCGTCCTCAGAAGGTATGTCACGTGGCCCTGCTGTACGGAAGAACTTCCACGCCCACAGAGGTTCCTCTGGTGGAGTTCTCCACGCAGTCCGACAGAATGCTCAGCTTCGAACACTGTTCAACATTGCTCAACCATCTGAAGGCCCAGGCAAAAAAATTCAAAGACGACAATGCCCACCAGCCTCAGAGCATCCATACCATCGCCCAGTGGATTGACGACCGGTCGAAAGACAGAAAACGCCTTCTTGTCGTCGGCAACAGCAAAAACAAGCTGGTAAACCTGGCGAACGAACTGTTCGACCTGAGAAGGCACGGTCTCTGCGATCCATCACAGAATAAGGAAGACGGCAACAGCAAGGCGGCCGAAGACATACATATCTGCTGCACCAATTATGACATTCCCGGCGACTACGGAAAGAAAAGAATGGAATGGGCCGAGTTCGGCGTTTACATGCACGACAGCGACATGCCCCGCGCCTTGCGCCAGGTAACGGAAAAACTATTCAAAAACGACGCCGCCTGCTCGCTGACGCCTGTAGCCTTCTGCACCGAAACCCTGAGCTACGGCGTCAATCTGCATGCCGACGAGCTCATGCTCCTGGACTTGGAATTTCCTCGGGAAAAGCACGGCGGTGAAGAACTCCGCCCCCTTACGGAAAACGAGTATCACAACATTCTCGGCCGGATAGGACGTTTTAAAACCAGCAACAAGTCCCCGGAAGCCTGCATCATGATCGACTGCTGCACAAAAACATCGCATCTGGACAAGCTGGTATCCTACTACAGGGAACAGTCGCCGCTGCGCAGCATGGCGCTGAAAAAGGAAGATCTCCGCAAGCTGTCCGACGACATGCTCGACGAATTGGACGACATCAGTTTCGAGAGCTTCCGCACCGTCATGGACGCTCTCCGCATGGCCGAACAGCGCAGAAAATCTCCCGTTCGCGCCAAAGAAGTGTTCAACGTTCTCCGGAGCACCTTCTTTTTCCATAACATTAAAAACAACGAGGAGCAGAAAAAACGCCTGCTGAACTTCGTTGAAAAAGTTCTTGATCTGGCCTGCAACATGACCTTTGAACCAGACCTTCGACTGGCGAAAAAGGACTCATCCGTCAACGGAAAAGATGTGTACTCTCTTCTGGAACAGGGGGAGGCCCTCATCGACACGGGCATGAGCTGGGAGAGCGTGAATCCCATGGCCCACTGGATAGCGAAACTCAACGCCGTACTGAAAAAAAACCAGCTCCGCGAAGCGCCGGCCGAACTGCTTCTGCCCGCATTTCTGTCCTGTCGCGAAGTGCTCAAGAGCATGGTGAGCTGCCTGAAGGAATTTCAAAAAATCCACATCGGCAAAGACAGGGCAGACGCATGGAAGGAAGAACGACGAAAGGACTTCCGATCCGCCATGGCACGCGTGCTTTCCTCCCAGGGGGCCGACGTGCGCAATGCCGTGACGGAAGATCTCGTGACCGCCATATCTTCTTTCGTGCAGGAGGAAGGCCGCAGCATTCAGACGGAAATCAAATCCGAACTGAACCTGAGCAACGATCAGACCGACTACCTGGCCGAGCCTTTCTTCCTGAGCGCCCTGCTCATCACGCTGTGCTGGCTGGAAGGACGGCACAACGACATTACGAAGTACACGAAGGACACCATACGAAACCTCTCGAAAACCTCGCTTCACGTTTCCGCACAGAAAATTGAACGCATGTCATGGGCCGCACAGATGTGCAGTCGTTTTTTCCCCGCCTCCAGCGAATATTTTCCGGAAGGAACATCCCTCAGTCCTGCGCTTGCCGCCCAGCTGCCGAGCCTTGCCGTGCGCTTGCGCAAAGGAGTTCCGCTGTCGGCCCTGCCTTTTACCTACGGAGGTCTGCTTTCCCCAAAACAGATACGCCGACTGAGAAAAAACAACGTCACTCCCGAGGAAATCCTGGAACGGGCCTCTTACCCGGGCGACATCAAGGAATCGGATTACCCGCCTTTTTCTCAGCTGCAGTATGCCGTGGGCCGATTCTACAAGGAGCAGTACAGCCTGCTGCAGCACAAGCTCGTGGGCGACGGAAAACAGGATCTGGCCGAACTTCTGTGGCCTCTCCTTTTAAAGAAAAGTTCCCCGACCAAAGACAGCTGCCAAAAGCTGGCTGAAATATGCGGGTGTCTGAACAGGCAGGACTGCCCGGACATCGACCAGGCACTGCTGGTGAATGCGTACGGACTCAACGTGCTGCTCTGCCCGCCTCTGCTGACGGAAAACAAAAACGGATATGACGTCCGCTGCTTCATCCCCATGCACCCCCTCGGATACAGTACGAAACGCGGCCCTGTTTTCACTCCCGGAGGACTCTTTGCCTTCTGCCGTCTCGGCAGCCGTCTGAAAAGTCGTGCCTGGGAGACGTTGCTGGAAGAAGGAAAGGAACACGTTCTTTCCTCCAGTGTCGTTCTTCGCTGGGCCGGCTTCACGCAGCACGTCGACATCAGCATTGATGTGCTGGCCGTCATGGAGCCGTACGGCTGCTGA